The Zingiber officinale cultivar Zhangliang chromosome 10A, Zo_v1.1, whole genome shotgun sequence genome contains a region encoding:
- the LOC122026511 gene encoding uncharacterized protein LOC122026511 produces the protein MDCSGELKRHFEEADEAVSPEVKRLRADLLFDILDDDAGPTGEQDLEFVMKSLEEEIGLPAPAPLPVSQLSEERYEVVAQPDIGFLFEASDDELGLPPTDAPSSADERGVAAEEEVGVSVDAEVAGVGQIWGPDDAADGFGLWMQPEEPEEATVATEDAIALDGALFDYTDEVSGPYDISDQTWRTESLPAV, from the coding sequence ATGGATTGTTCCGGCGAGCTCAAGCGCCACTTCGAGGAGGCTGACGAGGCAGTGTCGCCGGAGGTGAAGCGCCTCAGAGCCGACCTACTCTTTGACATACTCGACGACGACGCCGGCCCTACCGGCGAGCAGGACCTTGAGTTTGTCATGAAGAGCTTGGAGGAGGAGATCGGCCTCCCGGCCCCTGCTCCGCTTCCCGTCTCGCAGCTCTCGGAGGAGAGATATGAGGTGGTGGCGCAGCCTGATATAGGGTTCTTGTTCGAGGCCTCTGACGATGAGCTCGGACTCCCGCCGACCGACGCCCCGTCGTCTGCGGACGAGCGCGGGGTTGCCGCGGAGGAGGAGGTCGGGGTTTCGGTGGACGCTGAGGTTGCCGGGGTCGGCCAGATCTGGGGGCCCGACGACGCTGCCGACGGGTTCGGCCTCTGGATGCAGCCGGAGGAGCCGGAGGAGGCAACCGTGGCGACTGAGGATGCAATAGCGTTGGATGGCGCACTGTTTGATTACACCGATGAGGTTTCCGGACCGTACGATATATCTGATCAAACGTGGCGAACTGAGTCGCTCCCTGCCGTCTGA